The sequence TTAACTCCAGGATGAAGTGCCTGCCGTGAAACCGATTCTCAAATCCAACAAGCTACTGAATGTCTGCTACGACATCCGCGGGCCCGTCCTCGAACACGCCAAACGGCTGGAAGAAGAAGGTCACCGGATTATCAAGCTGAACATTGGCAATCTGGCCGCGTTTGGCTTCGACGCTCCCGATGAAATCATCCAGGACATGATCCTGAATTTGCCCGGCTCGTCGGGGTATTCCGATTCCAAAGGGGTGTTCGCGGCGCGCAAGGCGATCATGCATTACGCCCAGCAAAAGGGTGTGCAAGGCGTTGAACTGGACGATATCTATATTGGCAACGGCGCGTCCGAACTGATCGTGATGGCGCTTCAGGCGTTGCTCAACGATGGTGATGAGGTCTTGCTGCCAGCGCCGGATTATCCGCTCTGGACCGCCGGAGTCAGCTTGTCGGGCGGCACGCCGGTGCACTACATCTGCGATGAAGCCAATCAGTGGATGCCCGACCCAGACGATATCCGCCGCAAGATCACACCGAACACTCGCGCGCTGGTCGTAATTAATCCGAATAATCCAACCGGCGCGCTGTATTCGGATGCGTTGCTGCTGGAACTGATCGGCATTGCCCGCGAACACGGCCTGATTATTTTTGCCGATGAGGTCTACGACAAGATCATCTACGACGGCAAGCAGCATACGGCGCTCGGCGCGCTGTCTGATGACGTGCTGACCGTCACGTTCAACAGTCTTTCCAAAAGCTACCGCTCATGCGGCTATCGGGCCGGCTGGATGTATATTTCCGGGCTGACCGGAGCCAACCGGCGGCGCGCTAAAGATTACTTTGAAGGGTTGGGCATTCTGGCGTCGATGCGCTTGTGTCCCAACGTGCCCGGCCAGTACGCGATTCAAACCGCGCTCGGCGGCTATCAGAGCATCCAGGACCTGATTCTTCCTGGCGGCCGGCTGTATCGTCAGCGCCAGGTCGCCTACGATCTGCTGACCTCGATTCCCGGTGTGACCTGCGTCAAACCCGATGCCGCGCTGTATATGTTTCCGCGGCTTGATCCGAAGATGTATCCGATTGAAAACGACCAGCAATTCATTCTTGATTTGCTGCTGGCCGAGCGTGTGTTGCTGGTGCAAGGCAGCGGCTTTAACTGGAAAACGCCGGATCATTTCCGCGTCGTGTTTTTGCCGAATGTCGATGATCTGACCGATTCGATCAACCGGATCGCACGCTTTCTCGATGGCTACCGCAAACGTCATGCGGCCTGAGGCTGTTGCCCTTACCTTAACTTTTTACTCAACACGACACGCGGCATGGAACCAATCAAAGTGGGATTGCTGGGCTTTGGCACAGTGGGCAGCGGCACCTTCACGGTACTGCGCCGCAATCAGGAAGAAATTAAACGACGTGCGGGACGTGGCATCGAAATCGCCCGCATCGCCGTGCGCCAGCCCGCCAAAGCGCTTGCCGCACTGGGTGACGCGGCCAGCAGCGTGGAGGTAACGGACGATTTCAACGCCGTGGTCGACGATCCCTCGCTGGATATCGTCGCAGAGATGATCGGCGGCACCGGGCTTGCCCGCGAGCTGGTGTTGCGTGCGCTGGCCAATCGCAAGCATGTCGTGACCGCCAACAAGGCATTGCTCGCCGTGCATGGCACGGAGATTTTCGAAGCAGCGCGTGCCAATGGCGTGATAGTTGCATTTGAAGCGGCGGTGGCGGGTGGCATTCCGATCATCAAGGCGCTGCGCGAAGGCCTGACAGCTAACCGCATTCAGTACATCGCGGGCATTATCAACGGCACCACCAATTACATCCTCTCGGAGATGCGCGACCGCGGGCTGGATTTCGCCACCGCGCTCAAGGCCGCTCAGGAGCTGGGCTACGCCGAAGCCGATCCGACCTTCGATATCGAAGGGGTGGATGCCGCGCACAAGGCGACCATCATGAGCGCGATTGCGTTTGGGGTGCCGGTTCAATTCGAGCGCGCGTATGTCGAAGGGATCAGCCAACTGGCTGCGATCGACATTCGTTATGCCGAAGAGCTGGGGTATCGCATCAAGCTGCTGGGCATTGCCCGTCGCACGGAAGCAGGCATTGAACTGCGGGTCCACCCCACGCTGATCCCTGAAAAACGCCTGCTAGCCAATGTCGAAGGCGCGATGAATGCGGTCGTGGTGCATGGCGATGCGGTGGGCACGACGCTGTATTACGGCAAGGGCGCGGGCGCGGAGCCTACGGCGTCTGCGGTGGTAGCCGATCTGGTCGACGTTACCCGGCTGCATACCGCTGACCCGGAACACCGCGTGCCACACCTTGCGTTCCAGCCTGACCGTCTATCGAGCACGCCCATCCTGCCTATCGAAGAAATCGTCAGCAGCTACTACCTGCGTTTGCGGGTGGCGGATGTGACAGGCGTGCTCGCGGGCATTACCCGCATTCTTGCGGATGCCGGAATTTCGATTGATGCGTTGCTGCAAAAAGAGTCGGAGCAGGTTGACGATCACGGCAAGGGCGAAACCGACATTATTCTGCTCACGCATGAAACCGTCGAAAAGTACGTCAACGCGGCGATTCGTGAGATTGAGTCACTGACCACGGTGGTCTCAAAAGTGACGCGTTTGCGCATGGAAGCACTGAACTAGGTCACCCATCACATATGAACTATCTTTCCACGCGCGGCGCTGGTGCCGGTGAGCGCCATACTTTTTCCGATATTTTGCTGGGCGGCCTGGCACGCGATGGCGGGCTGTATTTGCCAGCGTCCTATCCCCGGGTGTCGGCCGATGAACTGACGCGCTGGCGCACGCTGTCATATGCCGATCTGGCGTTCGAGATTTTGTCGAAGTTCAGCGACGACATTCCGCCTGACGATCTGCGGGCGCTGACACGCCGCACCTATACCCCGGACATTTATTGCAACGTGCGTCACGACGAGCAGGCCACGCAGATCACGCCGCTCAAAACGCTCGGTATTGAAAACGGCGCGCCGCTGTCGCTGCTTGAACTCTCCAACGGGCCGACGCTCGCATTCAAGGACATGGCGATGCAGTTGATCGGCAACCTGTTCGAATACGCGCTGGGCCAGCACAACGAGACGCTGAATATTCTCGGTGCTACATCCGGCGACACGGGGAGCGCTGCTGAATATGCGATGCGTGGCAAACGTGGTGTGCGCGTGTTCATGCTGTCGCCGCACCAGAAAATGAGCGCGTTTCAGACCGCGCAGATGTATAGCCTGCAAGACCCGAACATCTTCAATCTGGCAGTGCAAGGGGTGTTTGACGATTGCCAGGATATCGTCAAGGCGGTTTCTAACGATCACGCATTCAAGGCGAAATACCGTATCGGCACGGTCAACTCGATCAACTGGGCCCGCGTGGTGGCGCAGGTTATCTATTACTTCAAGGGCTATTTCGCCGCTACGCAGTCGAATGACGAGCGCGTGTCGTTCACGGTGCCCTCTGGCAATTTCGGCAATGTTTGCGCGGGTCATATCGCGCGGATGATGGGGCTGCCGATCGAAAAGCTGGTGGTAGCCACCAACGAAAACGACGTGCTCGATGAGTTTTTCCGCACCGGCATTTACCGCGTGCGCAAGGCGGCCGAGACGTATCACACCAGCAGTCCGAGCATGGATATCTCGAAGGCGTCGAATTTCGAGCGTTTTGTCTTTGACCTGCTTGGCCGTGATCCTGCCCGGGTACTTCAGTTGTTCCGCGATGTCGAAGAAAAGGGCGGTTTTGATCTCGCTGCCAGCGGCGATTTTGCCCGTGTGAAAGCGTTTGGTTTTGTCTCTGGGCGCAGCAGCCATGCTGACCGTGTTGCGGCGATCCGCGATGTATTCGAGCGTTATCACACGATGATTGATACCCACACGGCTGACGGCGTGACCGTGGCGCGTGAGCATCTGCAGCCAGGGGTGCCGATGATCGTGCTGGAGACCGCGCAACCGGTTAAGTTCGGCGAAACCATCCGTGAGGCCTTGCAGCGTGAGCCTGAGCGGCCACCGGCATTTGCCGGGCTGGAAGCGTTGCCGCAGCGCTTCGAGGTCTTGCCCGCCGATGTGGAGCAAATCAAGCAGTTCATCGCGGCTCATACGGATGTTTGAGAGCGCACGCCTGGGCTAGCCGAAGTCACCCGTACACTGGCCAGCTCCGCTTTCTGGGCGCAACCCGCCGCGGATAAAACCTGCAAACAACCTGCAAACGGCCATGATGGCGCGGCCATCATGGCCGTTTCGTTTGATAGGCCGCATGGCCGCTTGGTATGGAGCCGCTGCGCCAGTGCGCTTGACCAGCAAGCTGGGTTCACGTCATCCCGGCTTGCTGGCAAGCTGGCCGCTACAATGCCTGCTTTGCTCCAGCCTGTTTTTCGTATGCCAACCTCTCCCACCTCGGCTTCTTCGGCTCAACCGGCTCAACCGGCTCAACCCGCTCAACCCGCTCAACCCGCTCAACCCGCTCAACCCGCTCAACCCGCTCAACCCGCTCAACCCGCCCGAACCCAACTGCATTCCACCGCTGATGCACTGGCGTTGTTACTCGCGGCGGCCCGGCCGCCTGGCGGCACGGAATGCACCCCTACGCTTGAAGCCTGTAACCGGGTGTTAGCCGATGACGTGATTTCGCCGCTCGATGTGCCGCCAATGGCCGTTAGCGCGATGGATGGCTATGCGGTGCGCCAAGCCGATTTGCTGCACGGCGAGCGCCGCCTGGCCGTGTCGCAGCGCATCGCGGCTGGGCATCCCGCCCAGCCGCTTGCGCCAGGCACCGCCGCACGGATTTTTACCGGTGCTACGGTGCCGCCCGGAGCGGACGCCATCGTGATGCAGGAGCAAACCGAAGTCGATCCCGTGACTCACGAAGTGGCTTTTCTGCACACGCCCCAGACGGGCGAATGGATCACAGCCCAAGGAGCCGATATCCAGCGCGGCGCGGTAATTCTGCCTGCTGGCACGCGTCTGACACCGCAAGCGCTAGGCCTTGCCGCATCGGTAGGCTGTGCGGCACTCAATGTGTCGCGGCGGGTGCGCGTCGCGGTTTTTTTTACCGGTGATGAATTGACGATGCCCGGTGAGCCTCTCGCGCCCGGGGCAATCTATAACTCAAACCGCTTTACGCTGCGGGCGCTGCTGGAAAACCTTGGCTGTGTCGTGACCGATTACGGCATCGTGCCGGACCAGTTCGAGGCCACGCGCGCGACGTTGCACGAAGCGGCCCAGGCGCACGATCTGATCCTGACCTGCGGGGGCGTATCCGTCGGTGATGAAGACCACGTGAAACCCGCAGTAGAAGCGCAGGGCCATCTGATGCTGTGGCAAATCGCCATGAAGCCGGGCAAGCCGCTCGCATTTGGTGCCGTGCGGCGGGGTGCCGCGCTAGCCAGCGGCACGAGCATCACCGCCACGCCAGATGAAACACCAGATGAAGCGTTCTTTATCGGCTTGCCGGGCAATCCGGTATCGAGCCTCGTGACTTTTTTGCTTTTCGTGCGGCCATTTTTACTGCGCCTCGCGGGCGCGCACAACGTGATGCCACAGGCGCTGTCACTAAGGGCCGATTTCACCCAGCACAAGGCGGACCGCCGCAACGAATTTTTACGTGCCCGAATCAACCGCTCAGGCGGTCTTGACCTCTTTCCTGACCAGCGTTCCGCCGTACTGACTTCGGCGGTCTGGGCCGATGGCCTGATCGACAATCCGCCGAATCACCTGATTAGCACCGGAGAGACGGTGCGCTTTATTCCTTTTGCCGAACTGCTGAACTAATACCCGCACCCAGCACCCGACACGGATACCCGCCGATGAACATTCATCTGAAATATTTCGCCAGCGTGCGTGAAGCGCTCAATTGTTCTGATGAGGCCGTGAGCCTGCCGGACGGCATCGCTACCGTGGGCCAGGTGCAGGCGTGGCTGCGTCTGCGCGGCGGCATCTGGGCCGTCACACTGGCCGAAGGGCGGCCGTTGCGGATGGCCTGTAACCACGTGATGACCGATGCCAGCCGCCGTATTACCGAGGGCTGTGAGGTGGCTTTTTTTCCACCGGTCACGGGCGGTTGAGGTGCCACGATGACAATCCGGATTCAGACCGATGACTTTGATCTCAGCGCTGAGGTCAGCGCGTTGCGGGCCGCTAATCCGCAGGCGGGTGCAGTGGCGTGTTTTGTTGGCGTGGTGCGAGACCTGAATGACGGCAGCGTGGTGCAGTCGATGGCACTGGAGCATTACCCGGGAATGACTGAACGGGCGCTGGCAAACATTGCCGATGCTGCGCGAGCACGCTGGCCAGGCATTGACGTGCTGATCGTGCACCGGGTCGGCAAGCTTTTGCCATGCGACCAGATCGTGCTGGTGGCGACGACTGCCGCGCACCGTGGCGAAGCGTTTGCCTCATGCGAATTCGTGATGGATTTTCTGAAGACGCAAGCGCCATTCTGGAAAAAGGAAGCGACTGATGAGGGGGAGCGCTGGGTCGATGCCAGGCTTAGCGATGACACCGCACGCGAGCGCTGGGGGGAGATGCTGGCAGGCGGTTCGGCAACGGGACCGGGCCAGGCCAAAGACTGATGCGCTTGCTGGCCGGACCGGGCTGGCTGAGCCGGGCTGGGCGGTTTATGTCTCGCGGGTTCCGTTTGTGCCGGCTGGGGAAGGCGCGGCAGTTGATGCTGAGGTCTCCCGGGGTTCATTTCCCGGCTCATTCCGAGGTTCGCCCCGGGGTTCGCCTATAACACGCACACGCCGGCGCGGCGGCGCGATACGCTCCAGCAGTGCTTTTTGTTCAGCCGGGAGCACGTAATCCCAGCCAAAGCGGCTCAACTGCAGACTGTGTGCAATGCGCAGCGCGGGCTCCATGAACTGCACCGCAGCGGCTGGTTCATAGTGCGTTTCAACAGTAGTCAGAAATAAAAATAGCCAGTGGCTGAAATGCTTGGGTTCGAGGCCTGGCAACGGCTGGTGCACCTGTTGTACGTTGCCCCGATATTCCTTTGTTCCGAGCACAAGACTGGACCAGAACGCGCACATCTTCGGCAAATGCGCGTCCCAGTTGCCATGGAGCGTTTCTTCGAACACTGGGCCGAGCAGCGAATCCGCGCGGACCTTGTCGTAAAACGCATAAACCAGCGCACGAAGATTCGCTTCGGTCGGAATGGCATGCCGCGTGGCGGGAGTAGTAGCAGTAGCAGTAGCAGGCAAGAAAGGGCTCATGAAAAGAAGAGACGGCCAGGGGAGAGCGCACAATGCTGCCATGCGTTGTGGGGAAAGCGTAAAAAAACTGCTTGAAACGTGCACGATACGCCTCATTTTGTTGACATTCGTTAAGGGAGATTGCGCCATATGAGAATCGACAAGCTCACGACCAAGTTTCAGGAGGCCCTCGCAGACGCTCAAAGTCTCGCAGTGGGTCACGATAATCAATACATCGAACCGGTTCATCTGCTCGCCGCGTTGCTGGCTCAGCAAGATGGCTCGGCGCGCTCGCTGCTGGCTCATGCGGGCACTCAGGTTGCCGCGTTGCAAAGCGCGTTGAACGACGCGATTACCCGCGTGCCTCAGGTGCAGGGCACCGATGGCAATGTGCAAGTGAGCCGCGAGCTCACTGGGCTGCTTAATCAGGCAGACAAGGAAGCACAAAAACTCAACGACACCTACATCGCTAGCGAGATGTTTTTGCTCGCGCTCGCCGATGACAAAGGCGAGGCCGCCCGGCTGGCACGCCAGCATGGGTTGACCCGCAAGTCGCTTGAAGCGGCGATCGCTGCGGTGCGAGGCGGCTCGCAAGTGCACAGTCAGGATGCAGAGAGTCAGCGTGAAGCGCTCAAAAAATACACCGTCGATCTGACCGAGCGCGCCCGGTCGGGCAAGCTGGACCCGGTCATCGGCCGCGACGATGAAATCCGCCGCTCAATCCAGATCCTGCAACGCCGAACCAAGAACAATCCGGTGCTGATCGGCGAA is a genomic window of Paraburkholderia bonniea containing:
- a CDS encoding pyridoxal phosphate-dependent aminotransferase, with protein sequence MPAVKPILKSNKLLNVCYDIRGPVLEHAKRLEEEGHRIIKLNIGNLAAFGFDAPDEIIQDMILNLPGSSGYSDSKGVFAARKAIMHYAQQKGVQGVELDDIYIGNGASELIVMALQALLNDGDEVLLPAPDYPLWTAGVSLSGGTPVHYICDEANQWMPDPDDIRRKITPNTRALVVINPNNPTGALYSDALLLELIGIAREHGLIIFADEVYDKIIYDGKQHTALGALSDDVLTVTFNSLSKSYRSCGYRAGWMYISGLTGANRRRAKDYFEGLGILASMRLCPNVPGQYAIQTALGGYQSIQDLILPGGRLYRQRQVAYDLLTSIPGVTCVKPDAALYMFPRLDPKMYPIENDQQFILDLLLAERVLLVQGSGFNWKTPDHFRVVFLPNVDDLTDSINRIARFLDGYRKRHAA
- a CDS encoding homoserine dehydrogenase → MEPIKVGLLGFGTVGSGTFTVLRRNQEEIKRRAGRGIEIARIAVRQPAKALAALGDAASSVEVTDDFNAVVDDPSLDIVAEMIGGTGLARELVLRALANRKHVVTANKALLAVHGTEIFEAARANGVIVAFEAAVAGGIPIIKALREGLTANRIQYIAGIINGTTNYILSEMRDRGLDFATALKAAQELGYAEADPTFDIEGVDAAHKATIMSAIAFGVPVQFERAYVEGISQLAAIDIRYAEELGYRIKLLGIARRTEAGIELRVHPTLIPEKRLLANVEGAMNAVVVHGDAVGTTLYYGKGAGAEPTASAVVADLVDVTRLHTADPEHRVPHLAFQPDRLSSTPILPIEEIVSSYYLRLRVADVTGVLAGITRILADAGISIDALLQKESEQVDDHGKGETDIILLTHETVEKYVNAAIREIESLTTVVSKVTRLRMEALN
- the thrC gene encoding threonine synthase; protein product: MNYLSTRGAGAGERHTFSDILLGGLARDGGLYLPASYPRVSADELTRWRTLSYADLAFEILSKFSDDIPPDDLRALTRRTYTPDIYCNVRHDEQATQITPLKTLGIENGAPLSLLELSNGPTLAFKDMAMQLIGNLFEYALGQHNETLNILGATSGDTGSAAEYAMRGKRGVRVFMLSPHQKMSAFQTAQMYSLQDPNIFNLAVQGVFDDCQDIVKAVSNDHAFKAKYRIGTVNSINWARVVAQVIYYFKGYFAATQSNDERVSFTVPSGNFGNVCAGHIARMMGLPIEKLVVATNENDVLDEFFRTGIYRVRKAAETYHTSSPSMDISKASNFERFVFDLLGRDPARVLQLFRDVEEKGGFDLAASGDFARVKAFGFVSGRSSHADRVAAIRDVFERYHTMIDTHTADGVTVAREHLQPGVPMIVLETAQPVKFGETIREALQREPERPPAFAGLEALPQRFEVLPADVEQIKQFIAAHTDV
- the glp gene encoding gephyrin-like molybdotransferase Glp; translated protein: MHSTADALALLLAAARPPGGTECTPTLEACNRVLADDVISPLDVPPMAVSAMDGYAVRQADLLHGERRLAVSQRIAAGHPAQPLAPGTAARIFTGATVPPGADAIVMQEQTEVDPVTHEVAFLHTPQTGEWITAQGADIQRGAVILPAGTRLTPQALGLAASVGCAALNVSRRVRVAVFFTGDELTMPGEPLAPGAIYNSNRFTLRALLENLGCVVTDYGIVPDQFEATRATLHEAAQAHDLILTCGGVSVGDEDHVKPAVEAQGHLMLWQIAMKPGKPLAFGAVRRGAALASGTSITATPDETPDEAFFIGLPGNPVSSLVTFLLFVRPFLLRLAGAHNVMPQALSLRADFTQHKADRRNEFLRARINRSGGLDLFPDQRSAVLTSAVWADGLIDNPPNHLISTGETVRFIPFAELLN
- the moaD gene encoding molybdopterin converting factor subunit 1 — translated: MNIHLKYFASVREALNCSDEAVSLPDGIATVGQVQAWLRLRGGIWAVTLAEGRPLRMACNHVMTDASRRITEGCEVAFFPPVTGG
- the moaE gene encoding molybdopterin synthase catalytic subunit MoaE, producing MTIRIQTDDFDLSAEVSALRAANPQAGAVACFVGVVRDLNDGSVVQSMALEHYPGMTERALANIADAARARWPGIDVLIVHRVGKLLPCDQIVLVATTAAHRGEAFASCEFVMDFLKTQAPFWKKEATDEGERWVDARLSDDTARERWGEMLAGGSATGPGQAKD
- a CDS encoding group III truncated hemoglobin; this encodes MSPFLPATATATTPATRHAIPTEANLRALVYAFYDKVRADSLLGPVFEETLHGNWDAHLPKMCAFWSSLVLGTKEYRGNVQQVHQPLPGLEPKHFSHWLFLFLTTVETHYEPAAAVQFMEPALRIAHSLQLSRFGWDYVLPAEQKALLERIAPPRRRVRVIGEPRGEPRNEPGNEPRETSASTAAPSPAGTNGTRET